A window of Haloarcula sp. H-GB4 contains these coding sequences:
- a CDS encoding NUDIX hydrolase, whose product MPAELNETRVRTCKDRLLDHYDGVSVRDKDEVVSDELFDYLRTVVRDGYVGSGYVWVVRAPEQAAELSDSMGPNDQQDGTRVLMILHRGSATWQVPGGGVESGETFEDAAVREVHEETGIECTVQDCFRLEHLRTVADGSDERLHTLWAYFDGRYRNGCISIQPSELNGAAWVNTKPQSVGESLKTRAEAWFDE is encoded by the coding sequence ATGCCCGCCGAGTTGAACGAAACGCGAGTCCGGACGTGTAAAGACCGACTGCTTGACCACTACGACGGTGTCTCCGTGCGTGACAAAGACGAGGTTGTGTCCGACGAACTCTTCGACTACCTTCGGACGGTCGTCCGCGACGGCTACGTCGGCAGCGGGTACGTCTGGGTGGTCCGGGCGCCCGAGCAAGCGGCCGAATTGTCTGACTCGATGGGACCGAACGACCAGCAGGACGGGACTCGGGTCCTTATGATCCTCCATCGCGGTAGCGCGACGTGGCAAGTCCCCGGCGGTGGTGTTGAGTCCGGTGAGACCTTTGAAGACGCTGCTGTCCGTGAAGTACATGAGGAAACAGGTATCGAGTGTACAGTACAGGACTGCTTTCGCCTCGAACACCTGCGGACAGTGGCTGATGGCTCCGATGAACGACTGCATACGCTCTGGGCGTACTTCGATGGCCGGTATCGCAACGGGTGTATCTCGATCCAGCCAAGCGAACTGAACGGTGCAGCCTGGGTGAACACGAAGCCGCAGTCGGTCGGTGAATCACTCAAGACTCGTGCGGAGGCTTGGTTCGACGAGTGA
- the gnd gene encoding phosphogluconate dehydrogenase (NAD(+)-dependent, decarboxylating) gives MELGVIGLGRMGRIVVDRVLEAGHEVVVFDIDEESVADAADAGARPASSIADLVEKLGSEKRIWLMVPAGDPVDAALDELTPTLDSDDIVVDGGNSYFEDSVRRAESTDAAYLDCGTSGGPAGAELGFSLMVGGPKWAYDELVPVFDAVATGPDGHDRMGPAGSGHYVKMVHNGVEYALMQTYGEGFELLANGRYDLDLESVANTWNNGAVIRSWLLELCEEAFREEGNDLGDVADRVEGGSTGTWTVQEALEQEVPVPLIYQSLAERFGSRADDGRFSRRLASRLRYGFGRHEVPRRE, from the coding sequence ATGGAACTTGGCGTCATCGGACTCGGACGCATGGGCCGCATCGTCGTCGACCGCGTACTCGAAGCCGGCCACGAAGTCGTCGTCTTCGATATCGACGAGGAGAGCGTCGCTGACGCGGCAGACGCTGGTGCTCGGCCGGCATCGTCCATCGCAGACCTTGTGGAGAAACTCGGCTCGGAGAAACGGATCTGGCTGATGGTCCCGGCCGGCGACCCGGTCGACGCCGCGCTGGACGAATTGACTCCGACACTTGACAGCGATGACATCGTGGTTGACGGCGGCAATTCCTACTTCGAGGATTCAGTTCGCCGCGCCGAGTCCACCGACGCGGCCTACCTCGACTGTGGCACCTCCGGCGGCCCAGCCGGTGCGGAACTCGGCTTCTCGCTGATGGTCGGCGGCCCGAAGTGGGCCTACGACGAACTGGTCCCTGTCTTCGATGCTGTCGCGACCGGCCCCGACGGCCACGACCGGATGGGGCCGGCTGGCTCGGGCCACTACGTCAAGATGGTCCACAACGGCGTCGAGTACGCCCTGATGCAGACCTACGGCGAGGGCTTCGAACTGCTGGCAAACGGCCGGTACGACCTCGATCTCGAATCGGTCGCCAACACCTGGAACAACGGGGCCGTCATCCGATCGTGGCTGCTGGAACTCTGCGAGGAGGCGTTCCGCGAGGAAGGCAACGACCTCGGCGACGTGGCTGACCGCGTCGAAGGCGGGTCGACCGGCACCTGGACCGTGCAGGAGGCACTCGAACAGGAAGTCCCGGTGCCGCTTATCTACCAGTCGCTGGCCGAGCGGTTCGGCTCGCGGGCCGATGACGGGCGCTTCTCGCGCCGCCTTGCCAGCCGACTCCGATACGGCTTCGGTCGCCACGAGGTCCCACGACGGGAGTGA
- a CDS encoding 2Fe-2S iron-sulfur cluster-binding protein, with translation MVELVGVAVGATLTLIVVALHYAKGTGWEAPEDISQEVLEQRAATVPETDFPEPYNRSIGGGGAAAIPAGEAEGELGEGEAVEEEDEGFDPDDIADDEVEYYEIEFAKEGETIEVANNEPILDAGEEEGWDLPYACREGQCISCAGHIEDGPAEDYIRHSNNDSLMDDDMEEGYCLTCVAYPTSDFTLETGESP, from the coding sequence ATGGTAGAACTCGTTGGAGTCGCCGTCGGGGCCACGCTTACCCTGATAGTGGTCGCGCTCCACTACGCCAAAGGGACCGGTTGGGAGGCACCGGAAGATATCTCTCAGGAGGTCCTCGAGCAGCGGGCTGCGACAGTCCCTGAGACGGACTTCCCGGAGCCGTACAACCGTTCTATCGGTGGTGGCGGTGCCGCAGCGATTCCGGCTGGTGAGGCCGAAGGCGAACTCGGCGAAGGTGAAGCAGTCGAGGAAGAAGACGAAGGCTTCGACCCCGATGACATCGCCGACGACGAGGTCGAGTACTACGAAATCGAATTCGCCAAGGAAGGAGAGACAATCGAGGTCGCCAACAACGAGCCGATTCTCGACGCCGGCGAAGAGGAGGGCTGGGACCTCCCCTACGCCTGCCGCGAGGGCCAGTGTATTTCCTGTGCCGGCCACATCGAGGACGGCCCGGCCGAGGACTACATCCGCCACAGCAACAACGACTCGCTGATGGACGACGACATGGAAGAAGGGTACTGCCTGACCTGTGTCGCCTATCCGACCAGCGACTTTACCCTCGAAACCGGCGAGTCGCCCTGA
- a CDS encoding type IV pilin N-terminal domain-containing protein, with translation MGLKDSWNNLGTAGKVLVGLGVGMAVLFILIPLVIIVAAVVASFVLGMGSGGGDVAVAPQASFSFEYEQTPDGVVTVVTHDGGDTISAEQLTIEVADGQTVGWNSDDGEVTVGDQSSVSVEGGDEVSLVWHGDDQTTVLARSTAPASEY, from the coding sequence ATGGGACTAAAAGATTCGTGGAACAATCTCGGTACCGCAGGGAAGGTACTCGTCGGATTGGGTGTTGGTATGGCTGTCCTGTTTATCCTGATTCCGCTTGTCATCATCGTCGCGGCGGTAGTTGCATCCTTCGTGTTAGGTATGGGTAGCGGTGGAGGCGACGTAGCTGTGGCCCCGCAGGCCTCGTTCTCGTTCGAGTACGAGCAGACACCAGACGGGGTAGTTACTGTCGTGACGCACGACGGCGGTGATACGATCAGCGCGGAGCAACTCACTATCGAAGTGGCAGACGGACAAACAGTAGGGTGGAACAGTGACGACGGCGAAGTGACTGTCGGCGATCAGTCAAGCGTTAGCGTCGAGGGCGGAGACGAAGTCAGCCTCGTCTGGCACGGAGACGACCAGACAACAGTGCTGGCAAGAAGTACTGCACCGGCAAGCGAATACTGA
- a CDS encoding aminopeptidase: MDDRIREHARILVDWSARIDAGDDVVLAVEDGAHDLAVAVAEQLGDRGANLLSTYQSDELTRAYLQAHDGSFTENPEYELALYERADSVLFLKGSRNTTETADVDSDRRQAYSTARQEIREARLDTDWVSTQHPTRAMAQQAGMAYDTYQDFVYDATLRDWEALADEQARLKDILDDGKEVRIVANGTDITLFIDGRIAVNSAASVAYDSHNLPSGEVFTAPYDTAGVVTFDVPMTIQGRRIKNVEMTFKDGVVVDWSAEQGEAVIDEIIGTDSGSRQLGELGIGMNRGVDRITDNILFDEKMGGTVHLALGRAYDACLPKGESGNDSAVHEDLITTMGEGSRLEVDGEVVQKDGVFRWEDGFEG, translated from the coding sequence ATGGACGACCGAATACGCGAACACGCCCGGATTCTCGTTGACTGGAGCGCTCGCATCGACGCGGGCGACGACGTGGTGCTGGCCGTTGAGGACGGTGCCCACGACCTCGCAGTCGCCGTGGCCGAACAGCTGGGTGACCGCGGCGCGAACCTCCTGTCGACGTATCAGTCAGACGAACTCACGCGGGCCTATCTGCAGGCCCACGACGGGTCATTCACCGAGAACCCCGAGTACGAACTGGCGCTGTACGAGCGAGCCGACAGCGTGCTGTTCCTGAAAGGGTCGCGAAATACCACCGAGACAGCCGACGTGGACAGCGACCGGCGGCAGGCGTACTCGACGGCTCGACAGGAAATCAGAGAGGCCCGGCTGGACACCGACTGGGTATCGACACAGCATCCGACGCGGGCGATGGCCCAGCAGGCCGGAATGGCCTACGACACCTATCAGGACTTCGTCTACGACGCGACGCTGCGGGACTGGGAGGCACTGGCGGATGAACAGGCCCGGCTAAAGGATATTCTCGACGACGGCAAAGAGGTCCGAATAGTCGCCAACGGCACAGACATCACGCTGTTCATCGACGGCCGCATCGCCGTCAACTCCGCCGCCAGCGTAGCGTACGACTCGCACAACCTCCCCTCCGGCGAAGTGTTTACCGCGCCCTACGACACCGCCGGCGTCGTCACCTTCGACGTTCCGATGACGATACAGGGTCGCCGCATCAAAAACGTCGAAATGACGTTCAAAGACGGCGTCGTCGTCGACTGGTCGGCCGAACAGGGCGAGGCAGTCATCGACGAAATCATCGGGACCGACAGCGGCTCCCGCCAACTGGGCGAACTCGGTATCGGGATGAACCGCGGCGTCGACCGCATCACCGATAACATCCTCTTCGACGAGAAGATGGGCGGAACAGTCCATCTCGCGCTCGGACGTGCGTACGATGCCTGCCTCCCCAAGGGCGAATCCGGCAACGACAGCGCCGTCCACGAGGACCTCATCACGACGATGGGCGAGGGGTCGCGGCTCGAAGTCGACGGGGAAGTCGTCCAGAAGGACGGCGTATTCCGCTGGGAAGACGGCTTCGAAGGGTAG